From the genome of Deltaproteobacteria bacterium, one region includes:
- a CDS encoding tyrosine recombinase XerC translates to MEKYIERFTKHLKYEKNFSHHTIRNYLSDLDQYNNYLNDEGLEIDMDPLAIRRYLALLQKKNTKSSTGRKLAAIKCFYRYLSREEIIETSPFEGIATPRAEKKLPGFFSVDDIFRLMDAPRSEKPLVVRDRAILELIYASGLRAEELVRLDICNIDMAAGMIKVIGKGNKERRLPVGGKALEAINAYCESRIAGGGDAKNGPLFLNYRGERLTTRSIARIVKKYLLKAGIPGNGSPHTLRHSFATHLLDAGADLRGIQELLGHSSLSTTQKYTHITTDKLMEVYDKAHPRAKKS, encoded by the coding sequence ATCGAGAAATACATAGAGCGTTTTACAAAACACTTGAAATATGAGAAAAATTTCTCTCATCATACCATAAGAAATTATTTAAGCGATCTTGACCAGTACAATAATTACCTGAATGATGAGGGCCTTGAAATAGATATGGACCCTCTTGCAATAAGAAGGTACCTGGCCCTTCTTCAGAAAAAAAACACAAAAAGCTCTACAGGCAGGAAGCTGGCCGCTATTAAATGTTTTTACCGGTATCTCTCAAGAGAAGAGATTATAGAAACAAGCCCCTTTGAAGGAATTGCCACCCCCAGGGCTGAAAAGAAACTACCCGGCTTTTTTTCAGTCGATGACATTTTCAGGCTAATGGATGCGCCCCGTTCTGAAAAGCCGCTCGTTGTGAGAGACAGGGCCATTCTTGAACTTATATACGCTTCAGGTTTAAGGGCCGAAGAACTTGTCCGCCTTGACATCTGCAATATAGACATGGCCGCCGGGATGATTAAAGTCATTGGGAAGGGAAATAAAGAAAGGCGCCTCCCTGTGGGAGGCAAAGCGCTTGAAGCGATTAATGCCTACTGCGAATCAAGAATTGCAGGTGGCGGGGACGCAAAAAACGGCCCCCTCTTTCTAAACTACCGGGGGGAGAGACTTACCACCCGAAGTATTGCAAGAATTGTAAAAAAATATTTACTAAAGGCAGGAATCCCGGGCAACGGAAGTCCTCATACATTAAGACACTCCTTTGCCACCCACCTTCTCGATGCAGGTGCCGATCTCAGGGGAATCCAGGAGTTGTTAGGCCATTCCAGCCTGTCGACGACGCAAAAGTATACCCATATAACGACAGACAAATTGATGGAAGTTTACGACAAGGCCCACCCAAGGGCCAAAAAATCTTGA
- the hslV gene encoding ATP-dependent protease subunit HslV has translation MIRGTTIVAVRKDGKVAVAGDGQVTTGSTVMKHKARKVRRLYKDAVIAGFAGATADAFTLFELFEAKLEQHNGNITRSAVELAKDWRTDKMLRRLEALMIVADESHTFIISGNGDVIEPDDGIAAIGSGGSFALAAARALLKHSELPANEIAHEAMNIAAEICVYTNNNIVMEEL, from the coding sequence ATGATTAGAGGAACAACAATTGTCGCCGTAAGAAAAGACGGCAAGGTAGCCGTCGCCGGTGACGGACAGGTTACGACAGGCAGCACAGTCATGAAACACAAGGCGAGAAAAGTAAGAAGACTCTACAAGGATGCCGTTATTGCCGGTTTTGCAGGCGCTACGGCCGATGCATTTACACTCTTCGAACTGTTTGAAGCAAAGCTTGAACAGCATAACGGCAATATTACGCGTTCCGCCGTCGAGCTGGCAAAAGACTGGCGTACCGACAAAATGCTCAGACGGCTGGAAGCGCTCATGATCGTTGCCGACGAATCCCATACCTTTATTATATCGGGAAACGGTGACGTTATCGAACCCGATGACGGTATTGCGGCTATCGGATCAGGTGGTTCTTTCGCCCTTGCAGCAGCGAGAGCATTGCTCAAGCATTCAGAGCTTCCCGCAAATGAAATCGCTCATGAAGCAATGAACATAGCGGCAGAAATCTGTGTTTATACAAACAATAACATTGTCATGGAAGAATTATAG
- the glmU gene encoding bifunctional UDP-N-acetylglucosamine diphosphorylase/glucosamine-1-phosphate N-acetyltransferase GlmU translates to MIFTTIILAAGKGTRMKSELPKVLHPLCGKAMIHYPVDAAREAGSEKIVTVIGHGADSVKEKLALKDMAFVVQEEQLGTGHAVMVCKDSVQDKSIPVVILCGDAPLIQSTTITGLVKSHLDNKNSVTVLTADMENPQGYGRIIKDGSEILRIVEEKDASHEEKCICEINSGVYCVDGEFLFKTLESVGKDNAQGEYYLTDIIKIGSEAGKKVGWSKITDSSETMGINSRKELAEAGAIMRRRITDDLMAAGVTIIDPECTYIDGTVQVGRDSTIYPQVRLEGKTLVGENCAIESGAVIKDSHVGNDTHIKPYCVITDSRLGEKTAIGPFAHIRPASIISEGGKVGNFVEIKKATIGKGSKVNHLTYVGDADVGQGVNIGAGTITCNYDGYRKFKTVIEDGAFIGSGTNLVAPVTIGKGSVIGAGSTITKTVPPASLSLTRPEQRCIKGWPEKRRKERGE, encoded by the coding sequence ATGATTTTTACCACTATTATACTTGCCGCAGGCAAAGGGACGAGAATGAAGTCGGAACTGCCCAAGGTTCTGCATCCCCTCTGCGGAAAAGCAATGATCCATTATCCCGTCGATGCGGCAAGAGAAGCGGGCTCGGAAAAAATAGTAACCGTCATAGGTCACGGCGCCGATTCAGTTAAAGAAAAGCTGGCTCTTAAGGACATGGCTTTTGTCGTCCAGGAAGAACAACTCGGAACAGGACATGCCGTCATGGTCTGCAAAGACTCTGTTCAAGACAAGTCCATCCCCGTGGTTATCCTTTGCGGCGATGCTCCGCTCATACAATCAACGACTATTACAGGGCTCGTTAAAAGTCACCTGGACAATAAGAACAGCGTCACCGTTCTCACGGCGGACATGGAAAATCCACAGGGTTATGGCCGCATTATCAAGGATGGGTCAGAAATCCTCAGAATTGTCGAGGAAAAGGACGCCTCCCACGAAGAAAAGTGCATTTGCGAAATCAACAGCGGTGTTTACTGTGTCGATGGCGAATTCCTCTTTAAGACCCTGGAAAGTGTGGGAAAAGATAATGCTCAGGGGGAGTACTATCTTACCGATATCATAAAAATAGGGAGCGAGGCAGGCAAAAAAGTGGGCTGGTCGAAAATAACAGACAGCAGTGAAACAATGGGAATTAACAGCCGCAAGGAACTGGCCGAGGCAGGCGCTATCATGAGAAGAAGAATAACAGATGACCTTATGGCTGCGGGAGTAACTATTATCGATCCGGAATGCACTTACATTGATGGTACGGTTCAAGTGGGAAGAGACTCGACAATCTATCCCCAGGTGAGACTGGAAGGAAAAACTCTGGTCGGTGAAAACTGCGCCATAGAATCAGGCGCCGTCATCAAGGATTCGCACGTAGGAAACGATACTCACATAAAACCCTACTGCGTTATTACCGATTCAAGGCTGGGAGAAAAGACGGCCATTGGCCCTTTCGCCCATATAAGGCCGGCAAGTATCATCAGTGAGGGTGGTAAAGTCGGTAATTTTGTGGAAATTAAAAAAGCGACCATCGGTAAGGGGAGCAAAGTAAATCACCTTACCTATGTCGGTGATGCCGACGTTGGCCAGGGTGTAAACATAGGGGCCGGCACCATTACCTGCAATTACGATGGATACCGTAAGTTCAAAACGGTTATAGAAGACGGCGCCTTCATTGGAAGCGGCACAAACCTGGTGGCTCCGGTCACAATCGGCAAAGGGTCGGTAATAGGCGCCGGATCAACTATTACAAAAACGGTTCCTCCGGCCTCTCTGTCTCTCACACGCCCCGAACAAAGATGTATAAAAGGGTGGCCCGAAAAGAGAAGAAAAGAGAGGGGGGAGTAA